The window CTAGATCAGCGCCTGACCGCCGTCATCGCCGCGCAGCCCGAAGCCCATGAGGCGATCGAGGCTCACGTGCAGGAGCCAGCCTAGGAGCGGCCACGGGTTTCCTGCGACGAGAAGCAGGAGTGCGATCCACAACACGATCGGCAGGGTGAAGTTGTGCCACCCGTTGTAGAGCCAGACCGCGCGCGGCGGGATAGAGCCCTTCCCCGTTGACGCACCGAAGAGGAACGACGGCACCAGGCCAAAGACGTCCGGCGCGAACAGCCAGAACCAGAACCAAGCCGTGATCTGGTCCTTCTGCCAGATCGCCGCGCCGATGAGGAGAAGCGCGAGCGCGAGGTACTCGCTGTGATGGACGATGCGCGCGCGCATCATCGAGGCTCACCGGCGAGATACGCACGCAGCTTTGCGACAGCAAGACCGCGGTGCGAGATCCGGTGCTTCTCGTGAGCGGGCAGCTCGGCCATCGTGCGGCCATCACCGGCGATCACGAACAGCGGGTCGTAGCCGAAGCCCGCGTCGCCGCGCGGTGCGAGCGCGATCTCACCGCGCACCTCGCCATCGAAGAGCTCGACACGTCCGTCGGACGACGCGAGCGCCGTTACGCACACGAAGCGCGCGCTGCGCGACGCGACGCCGTCGAGCAGCGCGAGCAGCTTCTCGTTCCGCTCTGCCGCGCTCGCGTCATCACCGAAGAAACGGCGGCTGCGCAGGCCGGGCGCGCCACGAAGCGCATCGACCTCGAGGCCGGAATCGTCCGCGACGGTGCGCAGACCGGTTGCGGCGGCGTACGTGCGCGCCTTGTCCGCCGCGTTCTCCGCGAATGTCGCGCCGGTCTCGTCGGGCTCTGGCGGGACGGGATCGAGATCCCCAGGGACGGCGAGGTCGAGATCGAGGCCCGCGAGAAGCTCTCGGTATTCGTGCTGCTTCCCGGGATTCCCAGTCCCGATGAGCAGGCGCTCCGTCACCGCAGGGCGGCGCGCTGCGCTTCGATGAGCTGACTGATGCCGCGAAGCGTCAGGTCCAAGACCTGATCGAAGTCCGCCTTGGAGAATGGTCGACCCTCTGCGGTGCCCTGCACTTCGATGAGCTGGCCATCCGAGTTCGCCACCACGTTCACGTCGGCGTCGGCGATCGAGTCTTCGGCATACGCGAGATCGAGCATCAGCTCCCCCTTGACGAACCCCGCGGAG is drawn from Candidatus Limnocylindria bacterium and contains these coding sequences:
- the rdgB gene encoding RdgB/HAM1 family non-canonical purine NTP pyrophosphatase: MTERLLIGTGNPGKQHEYRELLAGLDLDLAVPGDLDPVPPEPDETGATFAENAADKARTYAAATGLRTVADDSGLEVDALRGAPGLRSRRFFGDDASAAERNEKLLALLDGVASRSARFVCVTALASSDGRVELFDGEVRGEIALAPRGDAGFGYDPLFVIAGDGRTMAELPAHEKHRISHRGLAVAKLRAYLAGEPR
- a CDS encoding DUF4260 family protein; this translates as MMRARIVHHSEYLALALLLIGAAIWQKDQITAWFWFWLFAPDVFGLVPSFLFGASTGKGSIPPRAVWLYNGWHNFTLPIVLWIALLLLVAGNPWPLLGWLLHVSLDRLMGFGLRGDDGGQALI